In Helianthus annuus cultivar XRQ/B chromosome 3, HanXRQr2.0-SUNRISE, whole genome shotgun sequence, a single window of DNA contains:
- the LOC110931986 gene encoding uncharacterized protein LOC110931986: MEHQEFYNMFAGSDMSVTQSPVSIMQNVNMENELGTMQKPPKLMSLDEYAGWSGRIKNWVQANHFECWMKIEAKYVPPVNGMGLEKGIGSLTETKQIDFKAEKKMVSILQQAIKEDILVLLQHEENSQSMWQALKLKFQGSVSMIKSKKALIKKEFDIFTGIKGETTNSFIEKIEAHELELLKIKKMNSASVQQDVSLYYKGNPTVSTNQSPKIQTGFIADNNSSVSSNTPQSGNSSPFANFEPNVKAQEQPSPQSSTGSNHQAYVSRVQCNIAVNIKNGNEITETATKQHIALLASVLEVYEGLVAGRIGNPDMTKEDYDQIDPEELELIDIKWCMASLVRRAQRLMKITSRNNLSGPDQKLGFDKSKVTCFKCKEGGHFKRECPNREVNNHQNPFTNDYYRQAIYHRPNQQPTVQRPQIENKPEKALIVNQDYEKVVVGFSWDKYIPGSDGQAMMAEVVEISEMVSEPETVTENVSEVAEEVSVDNVVDVEEIVAEVYYYQSKQEELAYTMKSILPPNVFESFVGYFEEPKTGSCPRFEEKKEVVEELIDVSKEMTGEVLKDIADKALMGKLKEVDSDLEESKSVSCVSVKQEESGVQESKSVNLSESESNNVGKTVCVEQDVEKVIKTVVDQVLDEESEKSEKAQSDKVVSDSEDEGNFLDQYIPKSEKSANDDPIMVVYTMIGTDKLYSNYEYPLM; encoded by the exons ATGGAACATCAAGAGTTTTATAACATGTTTGCGGGAAGCGATATGTCGGTTACGCAGAGTCCGGTAAGTATCATGCAGAACGTTAACATGGAGAACGAGTtagggacgatgcaaaagccACCGAAGCttatgagtttggatgaatatgCGGGTTGGTCAGGCCGTATaaaaaactgggtgcaagcaaaTCACTTCGAGTGTTGGATGAAAATAGAGGCGAAGTATGTACCACCAGTTAACGGTATGGGATTGGAAAAGGGCATCGGGAGTTTGACGGAAACTAAACAGATTGACTTCAAGGCCGAAAAGAAGATGGTGAGCATTCTGCAACaggccatcaaagaagatatcctCGTTTTACTACAACATGAAGAAAATTCTCAGTCGATGTGGCAAGCGTTGAAGCTGAAATTTCAAGGTAGTGTTTcaatgattaagagcaagaaagccTTAATCAAGAAGGAATTTGATATTTTTACTGGGATTAAAGGCGAGACAACAAA ctcattcatcgagaagattgaagcCCACGAGCTGGAATTGctaaaaatcaagaaaatgaacTCAGCGAGTGTGCAGCAGGATGTATCGTTGTATTACAAAGGTAACCCTACAGTTTCAACCAATCAAAGCCCGAAAATACAGACAGGGTTCATTGCTGATAACAACtcaagtgtttcttcaaacaCTCCTCAATCCGGCAATTCTTCACCATTCGCGAACTTTGAACCAAATGTCAAAGCTCAGGAACAGCCTTCACCTCAAAGTTCAACAGGATCAAATCATCAGGCGTACGTTTCTAGGGTGCAGTGTAATATTGCGGTAAACATAAAGAATGGAAACGAGATAACTGAAACAGCCACAAAACAGCACATAGCACTGCTTGCTTCCGTTCTTGAGGTTTATGAGGGCTTAGTAGCAGGGAGGATCGGTAATCCTGACATgacgaaggaggattacgaccaaatcgatcccGAAGAGCTTGAATTGATCGACATCAAATGGTGCATGGCGAGTTTGGTGCGTAGGGCTCAACGTCTCATGAAAATTACAAGCCGGAACAATTTATCAGGCCCTGATCAAAAGCTAGggtttgataagtcgaaagttacgTGCTTTAAATGCAAAGAAGGCGgtcacttcaaacgagaatgtCCCAATCGTGAAgtaaacaatcatcaaaacccgttCACCAACGACTACTACAGGCAAGCGATATATCACCGACCAAACCAACAGCCAACTGTTCAGAGGCCACAGATTGAGAATAAACCGGAAAAGGCACTGATCGTGAATCAAGACTATGAAAAGGTTGTTgtaggtttcagctgggataagtATATCCCCGGTAGCGATGGACAGGCCATGATGGCTGAAGTTGTTGAAATTTCTGAGATGGTGTCTGAACCGGAAACAGTTACTGAAAATGTTTCTGAGGTGGCTGAAGAGGTTTCTGTTGATAATGTGGTTGATGTTGAAGAAATAGTTGCTGAAGTGTATTACTACCAGTCAAAACAGGAGGAATTGGCATATACTATGAAATCAATTTTACCTCCTAATGTGTTTGAATCTTTTGTAGGTTATTTCGAGGAACCAAAGACCGGATCATGCCCAAGAtttgaagagaagaaagaagttGTTGAAGAATTGATCGACGTGTCAAAAGAGATGACTGGAGAAGTTTTGAAAGACATAGCTGACAAAGCGCTTATGGGAAAACTCAAAGAGGTAGACTCAGATctagaggagtcaaagtctgtcAGTTGTGTGTCTGTCAAACAAGAggaatctggagttcaggagaGCAAATCTGTCAATTTGTCTGAGTCTGAGTCAAACAATGTCGGTAAAACTGTGTGTGTAGAGCAGGatgttgaaaag GTTATCAAAACAGttgtcgatcaagtgttggatgaGGAGAGTGAGAAATCTGAAAAGGCTCAATCTGACAAGGTTGTCAGTGATTCTGAAGATGAAGGGAATTTCTTAGATCAATACATACCGAAATCGGAAAAGAGTGCGAATGACGATCCGATTATGGTGGTATACACCATGAttggaacagacaaactttaTTCCAATTACGAGTATCCACTTATGTGA